Sequence from the Mangrovibacterium diazotrophicum genome:
GCCCTTGCGGATCTTGAAAGACCGACCAGGAATAGTGCCAGCTGTTTCCTTCGGTGAAATCGCGGCTCCAATCGGTTGGCTCAAAGGAATCGGCAAACGATCCATCAGCTGCGCGGCCTGCCATGAGTTTATTTTTGGGGTTGAACAGGTTTTTATAGTTCATCGCACGTTTGGCGTAAATGCGGATTTCACTTTCAGGCTTGTTCAACGCTTTCCCCAAACGATAGATGGTCCAGTCGTCATAAGCGTATTCCAATGTTCTGGCTACGTTTTGCCGGATGCCGATATCATTCGGAATGTAACCATATTGGTTGTATTCCTTATAGCCGGTACGCCCCGAAGCACCAACCGTTGGATGAACGTTGTTGGCATCGTGTTTCAATGCTTCCCACAAGGTCTCGATGTCGTAGCCGCGCAAACCTTTCAGGTAAGCATCAGCAACCACCGAGGCCGAATTGTTACCCACCATGATGTTGCGATGACCGGGACTGGCCCACTCGGGCAGGAAGCCACTTTCTTTGTAAGCGTTGACCAATCCTTCCTGCATTTTCTCATTTTCAGCAGGGAACACCAGGTTCAGGAAAGGAAATAGACTGCGGAACGTATCCCAAAATCCGGTATCGGTAAACATGTACCCGGGTAGAACTTTACCATTGTAGGGGCTGTAGTGAACAACATTTCCCTTTGCGTCGATCTCGGAAAGATTGCGGGGGAACAGTACCGAACGATACATGCACGAGTAGAAGGTGCGAAGGTTGTCGATGTTGTCGTCATCCACTTTGATTTTTCCCAGAACTTCATTCCAGCGGGCTTTTCCTTTGGCCTTGATGGTATCGAAGTCGTCGTTTCCCAGTTCTTTCAAGTTGATCAACGCTTGTTCTTCGCTAATGAATGAAGAAGCTACGCGCGCATTCACTTGTTCGCCTTTCGAAGTTTCAAAACCGATAATGGCTCCTGCGTGGCCGCCTTCAAATACCTTGGTTCCCTCGGTAATAATGCTGTCGTTTACAGTTGCGAAATAAGTGAAGGGTTTATCGAAGACAATCACAAAGTAGTTTTTGAAATTATCTGGCACGCCACCGCTGTTACGGGTGGTGTAGCCTACGATTTTATTCTCTTCCGGAATGATTTTGATAGCCGAACCCCGATCGAAAGCATCTGTTACGATGTACGAGTTTTTGCTGTCGGGGAAGGTAAAGCGAAACATGGCAGCACGCTCGGTCGGTGCGATTTCGGTTGTAATATCGAAATCGGCGAGGTAGGCACTGTAATAATAAGGCTTGGCCACTTCGGCTTTATGCGAAAACCAGCTGGCTCGCTTTTCCTCGTTAAAAATTGGTTCGCCGGTGATCGGCATAATCGAAAACTGACCGTAGTCGTTCATCCAGGGACTTGGCTGGTGGGTTTGTTTGAAGCCCCTGATTTTGTCATCGGTATATCTGTACATCCAGCCATCGCCATTTTTACCGGTTTGCGGCGACCAAAAATTCATTCCCCAGGGCATCGCCGTTGCAGGGTAGGTGTTTCCTGTTGAAAGTGCGTATTTTGAACTTGTTCCGACCAGGGTACTCACATAACTGACCGGATCAAACGTCTGTGCATTCAATTTTAAAACCAGGCTGCAAACCAACATTGCAGCCATCAATCCAATTTTTCTTCCCATTTCTGTTATCTGTTTTTCGTTGCTTGTTTATGTTTTCTGATTCTTGTTTTTCTGCTATTCGTCGGAGTCGGTAATTTCTTTTTTCCCGGTGCTGTTGTTTGTCAACCAGACAGCATACTGCTCTTCAAGCTCTTTCACCTTTTCCGGGTATTGTTTGGCCAGGTTGGTTTGTTCGCCCGGGTCGTTTACCAGGTTTACCAGGAACAGCGAATCTTGGGCCGAAAACTTTTCGCCATTAACAAATGGATGGCCCAGCAGTTTCCAATCGCCATTTCGTGCAGCCCAGCTGTTGCCAAACTTCCAGCAGAAGGCATTGTGGTTCGACTCCGCTTTCGAATTGTCGATGATTGGCATCAGACTTTTACCATCCAGGTCACTGGTATCGAGGTCGATTCCACACATTTCAGCCAAAGTCGGCATCCAGTCGGCATTCACGGCTATTTGTCCGCGAACTTCGCCTTCTTTCAAATGTCCCGGCCAGCTAATTGCGGCAGGTACGCGGATTCCGCCTTCAAACAAACTGAATTTTGAACCCCGGTAAACGCCGGCACTACCGCCGCCATGATGAGCGCGTTCCTCGGTCGAGTAGCCATTGTCAGCCTGCAAAACGATGATGGTATTTTCCAGCAAACCCAGTTCTTTGAGTTTGGCGATGAGTTTCCCAACTTCCTCATCCATTGTTGAAACGAAGGCTGCATACAGGTCGCGTGGATATTCTACGCCTTTATCCTGGTAATACTCCAGCCATTTCGGATAACCCTGGTACGGATAGTGCGGTGTGTTCATGGCGTAATACATGAAAAAAGGCTCTGATTGGTTTTCTTCGAAAAAAGCAGAAGCTTCTTTGACCATCAGATCCGGGAAATATTCGCCGGGGTAAAAGACTTCTTCGCCGTTTCGGTAAAGGTCGTGTCGGTTTGGGCCTTCCCAGTAAAAGAAGTGTGAATAGTTGTCGATGCAACCGACCAGGTGACCGAAGGAATAATCAAATCCCTGGGCATTGGGCTGCTTGTCTTTTCCTTGTCCCAGGTGCCATTTCCCGATCTGGGCTGTTTTATAACCGGCATCTTTAAACATTTCTGCAATGGTGTATTGTTCGGTTGGCATGCCGGCTTCATCGCTCATCGAGCTAACGTTACCGCCCACACCTGCGCGCTGAGGTGTTTTTCCGGTGAGCAGACCAGCTCTTGAAGGTGAGCAAATCGGAGCCCCGTAAAATTGAGTGAATTTCACTCCGCTGCCGACCAGTTTGTCCATGTTGGGAGTCACTAAATCTTTTGCTCCAAAGCAGTTTAAATCGATGGCACCTTGATCGTCAGTGTAGATGATGATGACGTTGGGTTTAGCGTTTTTAGACTTCTGCGCGGCATGAAGAATACCGGGCGCAAGCATCACGAGACAAAGAGTCAACCGATAAAATAAAATCATGGAAGGAGTTTTAAGATTCTTAAATATACTATTGTTACAAAGAAAGAGACCAGATCACTCTGGTCTCCTTTTTATTTTTAACATTATTACCAACCGGGGTTTTGGGTCAGGTTTTCATTTTCGTCTATTTCAGAAGAAGGAACGGCAAACAGGTAATCGCGATCGGGATTGAATGATCGGGTTTCGATGACTTCGCCCAAATAGTTGTAAACGGGGCCGTTGTTCAATTCTTCAGCAGTTCCCCAACGTCTGAAGTCAGAATAAAACTGGCCTTCGCCAACCAGCTCAATACGTCGTTCCAAATGAATTGCTTCTCTCATTTCTTCTTTGGTCAAACCAGCTTCAAGTTCCGGCATCTCTACGGTTTCGCGACCTCTGATTGTATTGATTGCCCAATAAACTTCCGAGTTTGGAGCCGACAGGGATTCGTTCAGTGCTTCGGCGTAGGTCAGCAAAACTTCTCCGTAACGCAGAACAATGTAGTTCAGATCCGAATTATTATCCGAGATGGTTTGTGTTTCATCGTCGGTGTATACGGTTAATTTTTTCAAACCGTAGCCGGATTCGTAAAGAAGGGAAGAAGTTGCTGTTTTGCCGTTGTACGGATAGCCAACGATTGCAATTGTTTGGTGTAAACGAGGGTCACGGTTTTCATAGGGATTCTCTGGATCGTACAGCTCCGACTCGTCGATGGATTTACCGTCTGTCATTTCGTAAAGGTCGACCAGGTTTTTCAGCGGGGCCCAACGGTTCAGGTTGTAGCATTCGTAGTCGCGACGATGCAAGAAATCGGGGGACTGGTATTGAACGTCGAAAATTACTTCTTCGTTGTTTTCATTATCGGGTAGGTAGAATCCGCGATAGTCGGGAAACAGGTCGTAAACACCAAGGTCGATTACTGTTTTTGCTGCTGTGGCGGCTTCGGCCCAACGTTCGTTGTACAGCAAAACACGCGCTTTCAAAGCTAAGGCGGCACCCTGCGTGGCACGGCCAATGTCGGAGGAAGAACTGTAGCTTGTTGGAAGCAATGACGCTGCATCATCCAGGTCGGATAGGATTTGTTCAACAACTTCGTCTTTAGCAGTACGCGGCCAGGTTTCCTGTTCCGAAGCCGGGGCTTCCAGAATCAATGGCACATCGCCAAAATAATCAACCAGGTAGCTGTAAAGTAAAGCCCTGATGAATAAGGCTTCACCTTTCATCTGGTTTTTGGTGTCCTCGTCGGTAATATCTGCATCGTCAATGTAATCCAAAAAGGTGTTTGCGCGCCCAATACCCTTGTAAGAGTTGGCCCAGCAGGAAGAGAACATGGAGCTGGTGCTAAGTGCTGTACCCAGAGCAATTTCGCGGGTTCCGTTGGCCGAGTTATAGGAAATTTCGTTGGGAGTTGCCTGTTCCAATTCACCATTGAAATAGAGGTAGTTGCTCATCAAACTGTTGTAAACGCCGACCAACGCGGCAGCATACTGCTCGTCGCTACCTGACCAAAAAGTGTCGGTGCTGTACTGCGAGGTCGGGTCAATATCCAACAAATCGTTGCAGGATGCGAAAAGCATCAGGAAAACGGGTAATATGTATAAATATTTATTTTTCATGACGTTGCATTAAAATTTGAGGTTAAAGCCGGCAGTGAATGTTTTTACCGATGGGTATGAATAGTAATGATCTGAAGTGATTGGTTTTTCCGGGTCGAAATCCTTCATTTTAGAGAAGGTTAGCAAGTTCTGTCCATTTACGAAAATGGTGAGATCCTTCGCATTTACCCGCGATAAAATTGATTTCGGAATGGAATAAGAAAGTTGAATATTCTTCAAGCGCAGGTACGAGGCATCTTTCAACCAGAAATTCGAGTTGCGGAAGTTATCGCTTGATGACAATTCGTAGGTTGTCATGATGGGTAACTTGGCGTTTGGTCGGTCTTCAGTCCAGGAGTTGTTGACCCACTCGCGGGTAACAGAAGTCCCGTACCAGAATGGTGTTGCAACGATTCCCTGCGGATAGGTGTCAATGCCCTGTACTCCCTGGAAAAAGGTGGTCAGTGCAAAGTTCCGGTATTGCAGGTTTATGTTGAAACTGTAGGTGAAATCCGGTTGCGCATCACCGGCGATGATCCTGTCGTCGTCGTCAATAGTACCATCGTTGTTTTGGTCAACATACTTCAAATACCCCGGTTTAGTAGTGCTGTTTTGATAAGCGCTGTTGTCAATTTCGTCCTGTGACTGGAAGATTCCATCCGCTTCCAGAATGTAGTAGGAGTCGATGGCATATCCTTCTTTGGTGATGTATTTGCCACTGATGATTTCGTCATCGTTGAGGTCAACAACCTTGTTTTTGTTGAAGTTGATGCTTCCCTGAACTTCGTATGAGAATTTTCCGATGTGGTTACGATGACCGACAGTGATCTCAAGACCGGTGTTGTCAACTGCACCAATATTTTGAACCGGTCCGGTCAAGTCGCCCACCTGGCTGGCCAAGGTGACAG
This genomic interval carries:
- a CDS encoding RagB/SusD family nutrient uptake outer membrane protein; the protein is MKNKYLYILPVFLMLFASCNDLLDIDPTSQYSTDTFWSGSDEQYAAALVGVYNSLMSNYLYFNGELEQATPNEISYNSANGTREIALGTALSTSSMFSSCWANSYKGIGRANTFLDYIDDADITDEDTKNQMKGEALFIRALLYSYLVDYFGDVPLILEAPASEQETWPRTAKDEVVEQILSDLDDAASLLPTSYSSSSDIGRATQGAALALKARVLLYNERWAEAATAAKTVIDLGVYDLFPDYRGFYLPDNENNEEVIFDVQYQSPDFLHRRDYECYNLNRWAPLKNLVDLYEMTDGKSIDESELYDPENPYENRDPRLHQTIAIVGYPYNGKTATSSLLYESGYGLKKLTVYTDDETQTISDNNSDLNYIVLRYGEVLLTYAEALNESLSAPNSEVYWAINTIRGRETVEMPELEAGLTKEEMREAIHLERRIELVGEGQFYSDFRRWGTAEELNNGPVYNYLGEVIETRSFNPDRDYLFAVPSSEIDENENLTQNPGW
- a CDS encoding GH92 family glycosyl hydrolase gives rise to the protein MGRKIGLMAAMLVCSLVLKLNAQTFDPVSYVSTLVGTSSKYALSTGNTYPATAMPWGMNFWSPQTGKNGDGWMYRYTDDKIRGFKQTHQPSPWMNDYGQFSIMPITGEPIFNEEKRASWFSHKAEVAKPYYYSAYLADFDITTEIAPTERAAMFRFTFPDSKNSYIVTDAFDRGSAIKIIPEENKIVGYTTRNSGGVPDNFKNYFVIVFDKPFTYFATVNDSIITEGTKVFEGGHAGAIIGFETSKGEQVNARVASSFISEEQALINLKELGNDDFDTIKAKGKARWNEVLGKIKVDDDNIDNLRTFYSCMYRSVLFPRNLSEIDAKGNVVHYSPYNGKVLPGYMFTDTGFWDTFRSLFPFLNLVFPAENEKMQEGLVNAYKESGFLPEWASPGHRNIMVGNNSASVVADAYLKGLRGYDIETLWEALKHDANNVHPTVGASGRTGYKEYNQYGYIPNDIGIRQNVARTLEYAYDDWTIYRLGKALNKPESEIRIYAKRAMNYKNLFNPKNKLMAGRAADGSFADSFEPTDWSRDFTEGNSWHYSWSVFQDPQGLIDLMGGEKEFVTMLDSVFIIPGSAGMKSRGMIHEMREMQVMDMGQYAHGNQPIQHMVYLYDYAGTPWKAQYWAREIMDKLYSAAPDGYCGDEDNGQTSAWYVFSALGFYPVCPGSNQYILGAPLFKSVKIELENGNEITIDAPNNAKETRYINQMTMNGEKYCKNYLTHEDLMKGAQISFEMSSTPNPKRGTSKKDFPYSFSNEK
- a CDS encoding sulfatase family protein: MILFYRLTLCLVMLAPGILHAAQKSKNAKPNVIIIYTDDQGAIDLNCFGAKDLVTPNMDKLVGSGVKFTQFYGAPICSPSRAGLLTGKTPQRAGVGGNVSSMSDEAGMPTEQYTIAEMFKDAGYKTAQIGKWHLGQGKDKQPNAQGFDYSFGHLVGCIDNYSHFFYWEGPNRHDLYRNGEEVFYPGEYFPDLMVKEASAFFEENQSEPFFMYYAMNTPHYPYQGYPKWLEYYQDKGVEYPRDLYAAFVSTMDEEVGKLIAKLKELGLLENTIIVLQADNGYSTEERAHHGGGSAGVYRGSKFSLFEGGIRVPAAISWPGHLKEGEVRGQIAVNADWMPTLAEMCGIDLDTSDLDGKSLMPIIDNSKAESNHNAFCWKFGNSWAARNGDWKLLGHPFVNGEKFSAQDSLFLVNLVNDPGEQTNLAKQYPEKVKELEEQYAVWLTNNSTGKKEITDSDE